The genome window GACCCTCAACTACACCACAACAGACCTCAACTCACCACTAGCTGATGTGTCTGCCGATATTTGTCACCTGCCATTTGCTGATAATGAATTTGATTTTATTCTTTGCAATCACGTCTTAGAACATATTCCAGACGATTTTAAGGCCATGCAAGAAATCTACCGAGTTCTTAAACCCGGCGGAACTGCGATTCTACAAATACCATTAGAAAATGATCGCGAGGTAACTTTTGAAGATGATTCTATTACCGATCCTAAGGAACGTGCGCGTATTTTTGGACAATACGACCATGTGCGAGTTTATGGAACGGATTATTTTGAACGATTAGAGAAAGTAGGTTTTACAGTAAATGCCGTCGATTACACAAAAGAACTAGGTGCTAAACAAGTAGATCGTTACCGACTTGCCACTGGTGAGTTGATTCCTGTGGTTAGTAAAAATTAGTACTTCACAATATTTTTATATACATGCCAGCCTATTTTCCAAAGGGTAGAATTAATTCTACCCTTTGGAGAACCTAAGGCGGCAATCAACTCATACCCATACGTTAGAAAATAATCTGTAATTTTATTTCATGTCTAGAAATAATTTACAATTATACATTCATCTTGTATTCGCAACTAAGTATCGCGATTACCTAATTACAGATAAAGTAGAGATACAACTACATCAGTTTTTATGGAATAAATTCTTAGAGTTAGAATTAATTCCATTAGTAATTAATGGAATGCAAGATCATGTTCATTTGCTTCTAAAAATTCCAGCGATTATAAGCATTTCTTCAGTTTCTAAAAACTTAAAAGCTCCCAGTTCTCGATTTTTAATTGAAATAACACAGTGTGATTTTTTTGAATGCTCTAGAGGTTATACTGCTTTTACTGTAAGTAAAAAAGACGTGAATTATATTTCTACGTACATAAAAAATCAGAAAGAATATCATCAGAAAGGAACTGTAGATATGGAGCTGCAAGATTGATTTAAAATCGATCTAGGTCTCATTTTCCAAAGGGTAGAATTAATTCTACCCTTTGGAGAACCTAAGGCGGCAATCAACCATTATAAACTTAGTAAAAGTATATCACCCAGCCTGCTTCACATACCCTTGGAAACCTGGTGTCGTTTCAAAACGCAATAAACCACTCCTATCTGTATACATAATAAGTACCTCTAAGTCTGGCAAATTCTTCAGCAACTCTCGAGACTTCTCTAAAGGCATAGCCATAAAAGCAGTTGCAAAACCGTCTGCTAGCGTGCAATTATTTGCGATCACATTAACGCCTAGAACTTCGCTGGGTTGGGCCTTGCCAGTCAGCGGGTTTACCGTGTGCACAAATTCTTGACCGCTTTCTGGATCTATTTTGAACTTGCGGTAATTACCGCTTCCAGCCATAGCTTTATCAGATAATTCCACCACAGTAATGTACTGGCGTTGCATGGGTTTTTGATTTGGGTCGTCTATTCCGACAGACCATTTTCCGTTGCGCTCTAGATTCATTCCTTTGGTAACTACTTCTCCGCCTACTTCTACCAAATAATTTTCCACTCCCTTTTGATCTAACAATCTGGCCATGTAATCGACCAAAGTTCCTTTTGCGATCGCATTAAACTCTAGGTACATTCCCTTTTGATCAGATGTAATGTAAAAAGAATCTTTTACTTGAGAAGGGACCAATTGCATTTTGTAAAAACCTACCAATTGCTTGAGGCTATCGATTTGCTTTTGAGAAGGAATTCGTTCTTGTTTTCCATCAGCGCCAAAACCATAAGCATTCACCAGATTTCCAACAGTTGGGTCAAAATAACCGTCTGTCTTGCGATATACTTCTTGTGCTTGTTCAAAAACTTCTTTAAAAGGTTTGCCTACGAGAACACGATCTTCTCCGGCATTGATTCTATTGATCAACGAGCCTTTTACCCAAGTACTCATAGAATTATTAAACATATCAATAATACTATCCACTTCTTGTTTTACTTGCATTTCTTCTTCTGCAAATAACTTTATAGCATACGTTGTTCCTATCGCACTGCCCACAAACTGTTGTGCTTCTGGAACAGAGACCTCAGTCTCTTTTTCTTTACAGGAAAAAAACAAAAGGGTGATTGCAATAACTAAACAAAATCTCATATTGTATGTATTTAATTTTCTAAGAACACCTTCTTTACCAACTCGTAAAAGCATGTATTCTCTATTCTTTATGTGACTTGTGCGCAACAAAAGACTGTCGAAGTAAACCGTCTTTATTCTATGCCGCAAGCCTACTTGATTTCTATCAATCCGGCAAAATTCACCACGTAATCATCTTCGTGGTGCACTGGCATTTCATAATCTCGAGAATTAGCTAGACCTACCCCAGCATAATAGGTAGTGGCTTTATATTTATCTCCATGATTGCGCATCATATCAAGCAATTTCTCATCATAATGCACTGGATTAGCAGGATAGGTCACCGCACGCACCACTACAAAATGTAAAAATTTATCTTTTAAGGCCACAAACTGCGGATCTTTTTTAGGCTTAGAATTGATGGATAAAAACTCAAATCCCAACTCTTCCATTTCTTTCCCTACGATATTCATCGCTAGTTGATGTAATTCCTGTTCTGATAGTGGTGTAAGCATTTTACAAAGATAAAGTTCATAGCTTAATTAAGAGTTAAAGTTATACTGCTTTCGCATTTCGATACTTCGGCACATTCAGAACAGAAGTATGGCCCAGTAAACGCTTCAGCTATTTTGCAAAAAGCTTTTCCATATCTTTAAATCTTATACTTATTAAGCTTTTATAGTGGTTCCGCTTTCGCGAAAGCAAGCTTACAAAAAACCTTTTCCATATCTTTAAGCTTTATACCTTGACAGCCACATGAAAACTAGATTTTATTCCTTTTTAATGGTAATAGCAGCGACAATTTCTAGCTGCAAAGAAGACTCTAAAGTCGACTTCTCGCCTGCCGCTGCAGACCGACCATTAACCGAATATGTAAATACTTTTATAGGAACAGGAGGCCATGGGCATACCTATCCTGGAGCAACCATGCCTTTTGGCATGATGCAATTAAGTCCTGACACGCGTCTTGATGGTTGGGATGGCTGTAGCGGTTACCACTATAGTGACGATGTGATTTACGGATTTTCGCACACTCATTTAAGTGGTACTGGAGTGAGCGATTATGGAGATATTCTATTCATGCCGACTAATAAGCCTATCGTAAACAACGGCGCCGATGGCAAGGAAGGCTACTCCTCAAAATTCTCTCACGATAATGAAAAAGCCAGCCCGGGATATTATGAAGTACATCTAGAGGATACGGACATAGACGTAAGGTTAACGGTTACCGAACGAGCAGGAATGCATGAATATAAATTCCCTTCATCAGAGGATCAATATGTGATTCTAGATTTAGAGCACAGAGATAAATTGTTGGTGCACGATTTACAATTTACATCAGATACTGAAATTACTGGAAAGCGTTTTTCTAGCGCTTGGGCGACCAATCAAATGTTGTTTTTCTATATCAAAACATCGCATCCTATTAAAAACTGGAATACAAAATATGAGGTGACGCCTAAAAAAATAGCTCTAGATTTTGAAAACCCTGACAACCAACCAGTCACTATGAAAATAGGAATTAGCCCTGTAGATGAAGCTGGTGCAAAGCAAAACCTTGAAACCGAAATAGGAAACAAAGATTTTGAAACCATTAAAAAAGCTGCCAACGCTACTTGGGAAAAGCAGCTGAATAAAATCCTGATAGAAGACGAAAATCAGGATAACAAAGTCAACTTTTACAGCGCTTTGTACCATACCATGATGGCACCTAATTTATACCAAGATGTGGATGGACGTTATCGTGGTATGGACCTAGAAATTCATAAAAATAAAGACTTTGATTATTACACTGTTTTCTCTATGTGGGATACCTATAGAGCAGCGCATCCTTTATACACGATTATCGAGCAAAAACGCACTAATGATTTTATCAATACACTAACCGCCAAATACGATGAAGGCGGCATCCTTCCTATTTGGGATTTAAGCGGCAATTATACCGGTTGCATGATCGGTTATCACGGGGTTCCCATCATAGCAGATGCCTATTTAAAAGGAATCAGAGATTACGATATAGAAAAAGCTTTTGAAGCCATGATGCACAGTGCGAATCAAGACAAATTGGGCCTAGAATCCTATAAGAAATATGGGTTTATCCCCGTAGAACTAGAAAGTGAATCCGTTTCTAAAACATTAGAATATGCCTATGATGACTGGACCATTGCACAGATGGCTAAAGCGATGGACAACGAAGAGAAATACATAGCCTATACTCGTAGAGCACAAAATTATAAGAATATGTATAATCCAGCTACTGGGTTTTTGCAGGGTCGTTACCGCAATACCTGGTTTGCACCTTTTAAACCAGAAGAGGTCAACTTTAATTATACCGAGGCAAATGCATGGCAATACAGTTTGTACACACCACAAGATATTTCTGGACATATCAATTTAATGGGAGGTAACGAGGCTTATGAAAAACACCTCGATAATATGTTTACTGCAAAAACGAGAACTTCCGGCCGTCATCAAGCCGATATTACGGGATTGATAGGTCAATATGCCCATGGAAATGAGCCATCGCATCACATAGCCTATTTGTATAATTTTATAGGCAAACCTCATAAAACGCAAGAAAAAGTTCATGAAATCTTAACCACTTTGTACCACAACGTTCCAGACGGTATTTCTGGAAATGAAGATTGTGGACAGATGAGCGCTTGGTATATTTTGAGTTCGCTAGGTTTTTATCCGGTCACTCCAGGAAGCAATGAATATATTATTGGAACACCTTTATTTCATAAGGCGACGATCAATTTAGAAAATAACAGAAAATTTACAGTAATTACAAATGGAACAGGAAAGTATATTTCTGGAATTAAATGGAACAAATACATTCCAACCATGTCTGCTAAACAGGAACCTAAATATGAAAAATATTCCAAATCATTTATAACACATGATATGATTGCGCGAGGGGGAACACTTGTTTTTGAAATGAGCAAAGAACCCACAGCATGGGCAACAGCAATGGAGGACCGACCAGTAAGCGCTATTACTGAAGAATTAATCACGGCAGTTCCTTATATAGAATCAGGAAATATCTCCTTTTCTGACACGACCACAATTACGTTGAACACCATAGACCCAGAGGCCGAAATATTTTACAGTATCAATGGCAGCGATTTTGAATTGTACGAGAGCCCTATACCTATTTCAGAACCTATAAAACTCTCCGTTAATGCGGTAAAGGATGACAAAATAAGTCGCACTCTTACTACCGACTTTTACAAATACGACAAAAATATGTCTATAGTGTTAGCGCATGATTATGCAAACGAATACAGCGCTGGTGGAAACGACGCCTTGATAGACGGAATGAAAGGAACAGAAGATTTTAGATCTGGTTCCTGGCAAGGAACACTAAAAGAAGATGTGATCGCCATGGTAGACTTAGGTAGTTCTAAAGACCTCAACCAAATCAGTACCAGTTTCTTAAAAGACCAACGCAGCTGGATTTTTTATCCTAAAAGTGTGAGGTTTGAATTGTATGACGAAAGTAAAAAACTGATCAAAACCCTTTCTCAAAGGCTACCAAAAACAGGCAAAGAAGAAGTCGTTACTATTCATGATGTGCAATTAAAAACAACTGCAAAAAACATACGTTTTGTAAAAATGACAGCCGTAACGTACGGTACATTACCGGAATGGCATTTAGGGTATCCTTATGATGGTAAGGCTTGGATTTTTGTGGATGAGATTACGGTAAAGTAGTCAAAAATTATTTTCATGAACAAAGTGAAATTTAAAATACTTTTTCTCCTTGCTTTATTTTCAAGCTGTCTTTCTATTGCTCAAGAAAGAGAAAAGAAAGGCTTTGATTTAGATCCCTGGGAAGATATCAACGCGATTAGAGTCAGCTCAAATTTTATAAAAGATTACGAAGCCGAAGTTTCCTATTTAGTCACATCTTATCCAAAACAAGAACCAGGATATGGCGCAAT of Nonlabens sp. Ci31 contains these proteins:
- a CDS encoding class I SAM-dependent methyltransferase; translation: MKRLFKFFLNLIPRPWLISASYYVRPLIAWWYRGDHYEDPIDGKTFKSFLPYGYEKVRENVLSPSTLSLERHRLLWLYLQHKTDLLNKPQKLLHFAPEQCFYKRFRESETLNYTTTDLNSPLADVSADICHLPFADNEFDFILCNHVLEHIPDDFKAMQEIYRVLKPGGTAILQIPLENDREVTFEDDSITDPKERARIFGQYDHVRVYGTDYFERLEKVGFTVNAVDYTKELGAKQVDRYRLATGELIPVVSKN
- a CDS encoding FAD:protein FMN transferase, with product MRFCLVIAITLLFFSCKEKETEVSVPEAQQFVGSAIGTTYAIKLFAEEEMQVKQEVDSIIDMFNNSMSTWVKGSLINRINAGEDRVLVGKPFKEVFEQAQEVYRKTDGYFDPTVGNLVNAYGFGADGKQERIPSQKQIDSLKQLVGFYKMQLVPSQVKDSFYITSDQKGMYLEFNAIAKGTLVDYMARLLDQKGVENYLVEVGGEVVTKGMNLERNGKWSVGIDDPNQKPMQRQYITVVELSDKAMAGSGNYRKFKIDPESGQEFVHTVNPLTGKAQPSEVLGVNVIANNCTLADGFATAFMAMPLEKSRELLKNLPDLEVLIMYTDRSGLLRFETTPGFQGYVKQAG
- a CDS encoding GH92 family glycosyl hydrolase, with product MKTRFYSFLMVIAATISSCKEDSKVDFSPAAADRPLTEYVNTFIGTGGHGHTYPGATMPFGMMQLSPDTRLDGWDGCSGYHYSDDVIYGFSHTHLSGTGVSDYGDILFMPTNKPIVNNGADGKEGYSSKFSHDNEKASPGYYEVHLEDTDIDVRLTVTERAGMHEYKFPSSEDQYVILDLEHRDKLLVHDLQFTSDTEITGKRFSSAWATNQMLFFYIKTSHPIKNWNTKYEVTPKKIALDFENPDNQPVTMKIGISPVDEAGAKQNLETEIGNKDFETIKKAANATWEKQLNKILIEDENQDNKVNFYSALYHTMMAPNLYQDVDGRYRGMDLEIHKNKDFDYYTVFSMWDTYRAAHPLYTIIEQKRTNDFINTLTAKYDEGGILPIWDLSGNYTGCMIGYHGVPIIADAYLKGIRDYDIEKAFEAMMHSANQDKLGLESYKKYGFIPVELESESVSKTLEYAYDDWTIAQMAKAMDNEEKYIAYTRRAQNYKNMYNPATGFLQGRYRNTWFAPFKPEEVNFNYTEANAWQYSLYTPQDISGHINLMGGNEAYEKHLDNMFTAKTRTSGRHQADITGLIGQYAHGNEPSHHIAYLYNFIGKPHKTQEKVHEILTTLYHNVPDGISGNEDCGQMSAWYILSSLGFYPVTPGSNEYIIGTPLFHKATINLENNRKFTVITNGTGKYISGIKWNKYIPTMSAKQEPKYEKYSKSFITHDMIARGGTLVFEMSKEPTAWATAMEDRPVSAITEELITAVPYIESGNISFSDTTTITLNTIDPEAEIFYSINGSDFELYESPIPISEPIKLSVNAVKDDKISRTLTTDFYKYDKNMSIVLAHDYANEYSAGGNDALIDGMKGTEDFRSGSWQGTLKEDVIAMVDLGSSKDLNQISTSFLKDQRSWIFYPKSVRFELYDESKKLIKTLSQRLPKTGKEEVVTIHDVQLKTTAKNIRFVKMTAVTYGTLPEWHLGYPYDGKAWIFVDEITVK
- a CDS encoding Na(+)-translocating NADH-quinone reductase subunit F codes for the protein MLTPLSEQELHQLAMNIVGKEMEELGFEFLSINSKPKKDPQFVALKDKFLHFVVVRAVTYPANPVHYDEKLLDMMRNHGDKYKATTYYAGVGLANSRDYEMPVHHEDDYVVNFAGLIEIK
- the tnpA gene encoding IS200/IS605 family transposase, yielding MSRNNLQLYIHLVFATKYRDYLITDKVEIQLHQFLWNKFLELELIPLVINGMQDHVHLLLKIPAIISISSVSKNLKAPSSRFLIEITQCDFFECSRGYTAFTVSKKDVNYISTYIKNQKEYHQKGTVDMELQD